One Halictus rubicundus isolate RS-2024b chromosome 10, iyHalRubi1_principal, whole genome shotgun sequence genomic window carries:
- the LOC143358244 gene encoding NADP-dependent malic enzyme isoform X1 has translation MFVLQKSILSTGSRNCAGSWTRVLPSSHPAAKDVPQRVIHEVSGDVVPINMVKGIGHLRDPRLNKGLAFTLQERISLGIHGLQPPRFKTQEEQLALCKASVMKYTEDLNRYLYLVELQERNERLFFRLLSENIEQMMPIIYTPTVGLACQKFGVIYRRPRGLFITIYDKGHIYEILNNWPEQAVRAICVTDGERILGLGDLGACGMGIPVGKLALYTALAGIKPHQCLPITIDVGTNNEQLRNDPHYIGLNKPRSQGEEYDELIDEFMAACVKKYGQNVLIQFEDFGNHNAFRFLDKYRDKYCTFNDDIQGTAAVAVAGILASKRITKKKMSDNRFVFLGAGEAAIGIADLCVKAMEADGCTEQQARDNIWMMDIDGLLVKNRPEGNLEGHKIWYAKDHKVMKSLIDVVKQVKPTVLIGASAAAGAFTPEVLKEMAKNNERPLIFALSNPTSKAECTAQQAYDHTEGRCIFSSGSPFGEVKYNGKIYKPGQGNNAYIFPGIALGVIGTGVHHITEDLFLISAQAVADHVKDEDLEMGSLYPPLDTIRECSIDIAVRIADYAYAKTGLASEYPEPKDKREFIVGKMYDANYDSPLPNLYDWPGDYAKPRVLPEKETVEIRHDLKHL, from the exons ATGTTCGTCCTGCAAAAGTCTATATT ATCGACCGGTAGCAGAAATTGTGCAGGATCATGGACTCGAGTTCTTCCATCCTCGCATCCTGCCGCGAAGGATGTCCCACAAAGGGTCATCCACGAAGTATCGGGAGACGTCGTCCCGATAAACATGGTGAAAGGGATTGGTCATTTACGGGACCCCCGACTTAACAAG GGTTTGGCATTTACTCTGCAAGAGAGGATATCCTTGGGTATACACGGTCTGCAGCCTCCTCGATTCAAAACTCAGGAAGAACAGCTGGCTCTGTGCAAGGCTTCAGTTATGAAGTATACCGAGGATTTGAATCGTTATCTTTACCTCGTGGAACTCCAG GAACGAAACGAGAGATTATTTTTCCGTCTGCTAAGTGAGAACATTGAGCAAATGATGCCAATTATTTATACTCCTACCGTGGGATTAGCCTGTCAGAAGTTCGGCGTCATTTATCGCAGACCTCGTGGACTATTTATTACAATATACGATAAAGGCCACATCTACGAGATACTGAACAATTG GCCGGAACAAGCGGTTCGTGCTATTTGCGTAACGGACGGGGAAAGAATCCTCGGCCTCGGCGATCTGGGAGCGTGCGGTATGGGAATTCCCGTAGGAAAATTGGCTCTCTACACTGCATTAGCTGGAATTAAGCCGCATCAGTGTCTACCAATTACTATTGACGTTGGCACTAACAACGAGCAACTCAGAAACGATCCCCATTACATCGGTCTGAACAAACCGAGAAGTCAGGGCGAGGAGTATGACGAGTTGATCGACGAGTTTATGGCTGCGTGCGTGAAAAAATACGGTCAGAACGTTCTGATCCAA TTCGAAGATTTCGGAAACCACAATGCCTTCCGTTTCCTAGACAAATACCGCGACAAGTATTGCACGTTCAACGATGACATACAGGGCACCGCTGCGGTTGCGGTGGCTGGGATTTTAGCATCGAAAAGAATAACGAAGAAAAAGATGTCCGACAATAGGTTCGTCTTTCTGGGCGCTGGCGAG GCCGCCATTGGAATTGCCGATCTCTGCGTGAAAGCGATGGAAGCAGACGGCTGCACTGAACAGCAGGCTCGAGATAATATTTGGATGATGGATATCGACGGGTTACTCGTGAAAAACCGACCGGAAGGCAACCTCGAGGGTCACAAAATCTGGTACGCGAAGGATCACAAGGTGATGAAGTCGCTGATCGACGTTGTGAAGCAAGTGAAGCCGACCGTTTTGATAG GCGCGTCAGCAGCGGCCGGAGCGTTCACTCCCGAGGTCCTCAAAGAAATGGCCAAGAACAACGAGAGACCGTTGATCTTCGCTCTGAGCAATCCGACTAGCAAAGCCGAGTGCACTGCTCAGCAAGCTTACGACCATACGGAG GGAAGATGCATATTCTCGTCGGGTTCCCCGTTCGGAGAAGTGAAGTACAATGGGAAAATTTACAAACCCGGGCAAGGAAACAACGCGTACATATTCCCGGGAATCGCATTGGGCGTGATCGGGACTGGAGTCCATCACATCACGGAAGATTTGTTCCTCATTTCAGCTCAAGCAGTTGCTGATCACGTGAAGGACGAGGATCTTGAGATGGGCAGTCTTTACCCTCCATTGGACACTATTCGCGAATGTTCAATAGACATCGCCGTTAGAATTGCCGACTATGCTTACGCGAAAA CTGGATTGGCGAGTGAGTACCCGGAACCTAAAGACAAACGAGAATTTATTGTAGGCAAAATGTACGATGCCAATTATGACAGCCCACTGCCAAACCTGTACGACTGGCCAGGTGATTATGCTAAACCGCGTGTTTTACCAGAGAA
- the LOC143358244 gene encoding NADP-dependent malic enzyme isoform X2, with translation MFVLQKSILSTGSRNCAGSWTRVLPSSHPAAKDVPQRVIHEVSGDVVPINMVKGIGHLRDPRLNKGLAFTLQERISLGIHGLQPPRFKTQEEQLALCKASVMKYTEDLNRYLYLVELQERNERLFFRLLSENIEQMMPIIYTPTVGLACQKFGVIYRRPRGLFITIYDKGHIYEILNNWPEQAVRAICVTDGERILGLGDLGACGMGIPVGKLALYTALAGIKPHQCLPITIDVGTNNEQLRNDPHYIGLNKPRSQGEEYDELIDEFMAACVKKYGQNVLIQFEDFGNHNAFRFLDKYRDKYCTFNDDIQGTAAVAVAGILASKRITKKKMSDNRFVFLGAGEAAIGIADLCVKAMEADGCTEQQARDNIWMMDIDGLLVKNRPEGNLEGHKIWYAKDHKVMKSLIDVVKQVKPTVLIGASAAAGAFTPEVLKEMAKNNERPLIFALSNPTSKAECTAQQAYDHTEGRCIFSSGSPFGEVKYNGKIYKPGQGNNAYIFPGIALGVIGTGVHHITEDLFLISAQAVADHVKDEDLEMGSLYPPLDTIRECSIDIAVRIADYAYAKTGLASEYPEPKDKREFIVGKMYDANYDSPLPNLYDWPGDYAKPRVLPEKL, from the exons ATGTTCGTCCTGCAAAAGTCTATATT ATCGACCGGTAGCAGAAATTGTGCAGGATCATGGACTCGAGTTCTTCCATCCTCGCATCCTGCCGCGAAGGATGTCCCACAAAGGGTCATCCACGAAGTATCGGGAGACGTCGTCCCGATAAACATGGTGAAAGGGATTGGTCATTTACGGGACCCCCGACTTAACAAG GGTTTGGCATTTACTCTGCAAGAGAGGATATCCTTGGGTATACACGGTCTGCAGCCTCCTCGATTCAAAACTCAGGAAGAACAGCTGGCTCTGTGCAAGGCTTCAGTTATGAAGTATACCGAGGATTTGAATCGTTATCTTTACCTCGTGGAACTCCAG GAACGAAACGAGAGATTATTTTTCCGTCTGCTAAGTGAGAACATTGAGCAAATGATGCCAATTATTTATACTCCTACCGTGGGATTAGCCTGTCAGAAGTTCGGCGTCATTTATCGCAGACCTCGTGGACTATTTATTACAATATACGATAAAGGCCACATCTACGAGATACTGAACAATTG GCCGGAACAAGCGGTTCGTGCTATTTGCGTAACGGACGGGGAAAGAATCCTCGGCCTCGGCGATCTGGGAGCGTGCGGTATGGGAATTCCCGTAGGAAAATTGGCTCTCTACACTGCATTAGCTGGAATTAAGCCGCATCAGTGTCTACCAATTACTATTGACGTTGGCACTAACAACGAGCAACTCAGAAACGATCCCCATTACATCGGTCTGAACAAACCGAGAAGTCAGGGCGAGGAGTATGACGAGTTGATCGACGAGTTTATGGCTGCGTGCGTGAAAAAATACGGTCAGAACGTTCTGATCCAA TTCGAAGATTTCGGAAACCACAATGCCTTCCGTTTCCTAGACAAATACCGCGACAAGTATTGCACGTTCAACGATGACATACAGGGCACCGCTGCGGTTGCGGTGGCTGGGATTTTAGCATCGAAAAGAATAACGAAGAAAAAGATGTCCGACAATAGGTTCGTCTTTCTGGGCGCTGGCGAG GCCGCCATTGGAATTGCCGATCTCTGCGTGAAAGCGATGGAAGCAGACGGCTGCACTGAACAGCAGGCTCGAGATAATATTTGGATGATGGATATCGACGGGTTACTCGTGAAAAACCGACCGGAAGGCAACCTCGAGGGTCACAAAATCTGGTACGCGAAGGATCACAAGGTGATGAAGTCGCTGATCGACGTTGTGAAGCAAGTGAAGCCGACCGTTTTGATAG GCGCGTCAGCAGCGGCCGGAGCGTTCACTCCCGAGGTCCTCAAAGAAATGGCCAAGAACAACGAGAGACCGTTGATCTTCGCTCTGAGCAATCCGACTAGCAAAGCCGAGTGCACTGCTCAGCAAGCTTACGACCATACGGAG GGAAGATGCATATTCTCGTCGGGTTCCCCGTTCGGAGAAGTGAAGTACAATGGGAAAATTTACAAACCCGGGCAAGGAAACAACGCGTACATATTCCCGGGAATCGCATTGGGCGTGATCGGGACTGGAGTCCATCACATCACGGAAGATTTGTTCCTCATTTCAGCTCAAGCAGTTGCTGATCACGTGAAGGACGAGGATCTTGAGATGGGCAGTCTTTACCCTCCATTGGACACTATTCGCGAATGTTCAATAGACATCGCCGTTAGAATTGCCGACTATGCTTACGCGAAAA CTGGATTGGCGAGTGAGTACCCGGAACCTAAAGACAAACGAGAATTTATTGTAGGCAAAATGTACGATGCCAATTATGACAGCCCACTGCCAAACCTGTACGACTGGCCAGGTGATTATGCTAAACCGCGTGTTTTACCAGAGAA